In Planctomycetaceae bacterium, one genomic interval encodes:
- a CDS encoding glycosyltransferase family 2 protein: protein MAMSVSVVLPTRDRPEALGRAVRSILDQPLRPLELIVVDNGTVGLAPELGDEARRAGVEYCCLRYEPPSTTATRNLGLERARGDIVLLFDDDQIMPGGFLQRLVALYEQDAAGVIDGIGGLCRQDPRGLGGRLWSVASCLAGECCWRPRVQAARYVRLPAPLGRQLSLPRWISGGAISLRREAAAAERFDETMTGYAYSEDREFCFRVGRRRRLFLAADLQIIHDNAQSRSGDSAACGRRYVRNSLHVAATAMDRGAGTWLLVMHDFIGTMLLHALWGAALGKRWNLGFARGMAAEMCSRAAAAVRDMWGGDSDPARGRPT, encoded by the coding sequence ATGGCGATGAGCGTCTCAGTCGTGCTGCCGACGCGCGACCGTCCCGAGGCACTGGGGCGGGCGGTGCGATCGATCCTCGACCAGCCTCTTCGACCGCTGGAACTGATCGTAGTCGATAACGGCACGGTTGGCCTTGCGCCGGAGCTGGGCGACGAGGCGCGCCGGGCGGGCGTGGAGTACTGCTGCCTGCGATATGAACCGCCCTCGACGACCGCAACGCGAAACCTCGGCCTGGAGCGGGCCCGGGGCGATATCGTGCTGCTGTTCGACGACGACCAGATCATGCCCGGCGGTTTCCTGCAGCGCCTCGTGGCGCTGTACGAGCAGGACGCCGCCGGCGTCATCGACGGCATTGGCGGGCTCTGCCGCCAGGACCCCCGCGGTCTGGGCGGACGGCTCTGGAGCGTCGCGTCCTGCCTGGCCGGCGAGTGCTGCTGGCGCCCCCGCGTGCAGGCGGCGCGGTACGTTCGCCTGCCCGCTCCGCTGGGCCGGCAACTGTCCCTGCCGCGGTGGATCAGCGGCGGGGCCATCAGCCTCAGGCGTGAGGCCGCCGCGGCGGAACGATTCGACGAAACCATGACCGGGTACGCGTATTCCGAAGACCGCGAATTCTGTTTCCGCGTCGGGCGCCGGCGCCGGCTGTTTCTGGCCGCCGATCTTCAGATCATCCACGACAACGCTCAATCACGCTCCGGCGACAGCGCCGCCTGCGGACGCCGGTACGTTCGCAATTCGCTGCACGTGGCCGCCACGGCGATGGATCGCGGGGCCGGCACGTGGCTGCTGGTGATGCACGATTTCATCGGCACCATGCTCCTGCACGCCCTCTGGGGCGCCGCCCTCGGCAAGCGATGGAACCTGGGGTTCGCCCGCGGAATGGCGGCGGAGATGTGCTCGCGTGCGGCCGCCGCCGTGCGCGACATGTGGGGCGGCGATAGCGACCCCGCGCGAGGCAGGCCTACATGA